One stretch of Fictibacillus sp. b24 DNA includes these proteins:
- a CDS encoding DNA-3-methyladenine glycosylase I, with protein sequence MNRCKWSEESEMLQQYHDNEWGKWVVGDNELFECLTLELFQSGLSWKTILHKRENFRKAFLEFEIKKVMLFEEEDIKQLLADAGIVRHRKKIEATIENAKRVNDIVKKFGSFEVFLNELPDGKEDKQKTLQKTFKHVGLTTAESFLEATGRIPASHSEHCFVTIK encoded by the coding sequence ATGAACCGATGCAAGTGGAGTGAAGAGAGTGAGATGCTGCAGCAGTACCATGATAACGAATGGGGTAAATGGGTTGTCGGGGACAATGAGCTTTTCGAATGCTTAACGTTAGAGTTGTTTCAGTCCGGTTTAAGCTGGAAAACAATTCTTCACAAACGGGAGAATTTCAGAAAAGCATTCTTAGAGTTTGAAATAAAAAAGGTAATGCTGTTTGAAGAAGAGGATATAAAGCAATTACTAGCAGACGCAGGAATCGTTAGGCATAGAAAAAAGATTGAAGCGACGATTGAGAATGCTAAAAGGGTAAACGACATAGTTAAGAAGTTTGGCAGCTTTGAGGTATTTTTAAACGAACTGCCTGATGGGAAAGAAGATAAACAAAAAACACTGCAGAAGACGTTTAAGCATGTAGGATTAACAACAGCGGAAAGCTTCCTTGAGGCAACCGGGAGAATACCTGCGTCACATAGTGAACATTGTTTCGTTACAATCAAATAA
- a CDS encoding VOC family protein, producing the protein MLHHVGIYVSDMKRSSEFYELILPVTAKEKLTWNDTELLFLKGEGFQIELIHAAFDHAATHIAFSVTSVTEKINELKQAGVTPIEGPYELPNGWSTVFYEGPDDEEIEFICTTKPSIR; encoded by the coding sequence ATGTTGCATCATGTGGGAATATACGTAAGTGACATGAAGCGGTCTAGTGAATTTTATGAGTTGATCTTACCCGTTACAGCAAAAGAAAAGCTGACCTGGAATGATACGGAGCTGCTCTTTTTAAAAGGAGAAGGATTTCAGATTGAACTCATACATGCAGCGTTTGATCATGCTGCAACGCATATCGCATTTAGCGTTACCTCTGTAACAGAAAAAATCAATGAGCTGAAACAAGCAGGAGTAACGCCAATAGAAGGACCTTATGAACTTCCGAACGGATGGAGTACGGTTTTTTATGAAGGTCCGGATGATGAAGAAATAGAATTTATATGTACTACTAAACCCTCGATTCGCTAA
- a CDS encoding VOC family protein → MTTPEGIHHIEINVHNLTETRAFYDWLMPELNYSLFQQWEKGFSYKNGTAYLVFTQTEDHYKEIPFHRKRSGLNHLAFWAKSRAQIEQLRVQLKKRNISFLYEDKFPFAGGESHYALFFEDPDRIKIEIVSPR, encoded by the coding sequence ATGACAACCCCAGAAGGAATTCATCATATAGAAATAAATGTTCATAATTTGACAGAGACAAGAGCCTTTTATGATTGGCTTATGCCAGAATTGAATTATTCTCTTTTTCAGCAATGGGAAAAAGGCTTTAGTTACAAAAACGGAACTGCCTATCTCGTATTTACACAAACAGAGGACCATTATAAAGAAATACCTTTTCATCGGAAGCGTTCAGGACTTAATCACCTGGCCTTTTGGGCTAAATCACGTGCCCAAATAGAGCAACTTCGTGTACAATTGAAGAAGAGAAATATTTCCTTTTTATATGAAGACAAGTTCCCTTTTGCAGGGGGAGAAAGTCATTACGCATTATTCTTTGAAGATCCAGATCGAATAAAAATTGAAATCGTGTCGCCGAGGTGA
- a CDS encoding metallophosphoesterase family protein → MKLLFAYFTDIHGNIDALQAVVDDAIKIGARRFICGGDMIGIGPFTNEVLELLFNLPSVDMVTGNHDEAVLSLKFGLPYPESHFHAKKHHQWIANHLEDRYANKLHKLPRELKFEQENIRFLITHYPFKSGKKESPISEDPFMPIISQPDTKSMHALFGHSLPYDFIGFGHHHIVHDFKIDQTHFVNPGALGCNAQAEARYALVYAAGDTLYIEYKSVPYNRTNLLIAYRSLQVPDGPFLIKAFHS, encoded by the coding sequence TTGAAGCTTCTTTTTGCATACTTTACCGATATTCACGGAAATATAGATGCCTTACAAGCGGTGGTTGATGATGCTATTAAAATTGGTGCAAGACGCTTTATTTGTGGAGGCGATATGATAGGAATTGGACCTTTTACGAACGAGGTGTTAGAGCTTTTGTTTAACCTTCCCTCTGTTGATATGGTTACAGGTAATCATGACGAGGCGGTTCTTTCATTGAAGTTTGGTCTTCCTTATCCAGAAAGCCATTTCCATGCTAAGAAACATCATCAGTGGATTGCAAATCATCTTGAAGATAGATATGCTAACAAACTGCACAAACTTCCTCGTGAACTGAAGTTTGAGCAGGAGAATATTCGGTTTCTTATTACCCATTATCCTTTTAAAAGTGGAAAAAAGGAATCTCCCATTTCCGAAGATCCCTTTATGCCAATTATTAGCCAACCCGATACTAAATCTATGCATGCTCTTTTTGGGCACTCGCTTCCCTATGACTTTATAGGATTTGGGCACCATCATATCGTTCATGATTTTAAAATTGATCAAACACATTTTGTGAATCCTGGGGCTTTAGGATGTAATGCGCAGGCTGAAGCTCGTTATGCGCTTGTTTATGCAGCTGGTGATACCCTTTATATTGAGTATAAATCTGTACCTTACAATCGTACAAACCTGCTTATAGCATATCGCTCGCTACAAGTGCCCGATGGCCCGTTTTTAATAAAAGCTTTTCATAGTTAG
- a CDS encoding tetratricopeptide repeat protein: MVGQRIRYYRKTKGLTQEELAQGICSVSYLSKIEKGDAKSSEEVINMLCERLGISPEEVDESKILEMLNEWNMMMVNRQFDEAINFFPKVESKIDHVTHPEIMITFNLYLAKYYMVKDLPELEKANLALEKVKKVFDQLTQDQKFNYFLLQGMHYNYSEKYNDALQFLKLAEGELGKSLNIIETEIAILYYLLALTYNFLMRINSVTTYAFKAISIFDKEYNYSRSADCQVLLAISYRRAKNYDLAEYHLNNALKYSKSFKDEFMSGVIYHNLGYVTSCKNEHLKAIDYFKKSLEYRNSQTKKRKALTLFLLATEYLKLKDYKRAEEYVEEGYKYSNNDLEVYYHLKVLQYQINENYDAKFESLISKDVISFFENRSNWEYVAKYSELLADVYFDQALYKKASTYYRIANNARKNIV, from the coding sequence ATGGTCGGTCAACGAATAAGATATTATAGGAAAACCAAGGGCCTAACCCAAGAAGAGCTGGCACAGGGAATTTGCTCTGTCTCATACTTGAGTAAAATTGAGAAAGGGGACGCCAAATCAAGCGAAGAAGTCATTAACATGCTTTGTGAACGTCTGGGTATTTCGCCCGAGGAAGTGGATGAGAGTAAGATCCTCGAAATGTTGAATGAGTGGAATATGATGATGGTTAATAGGCAGTTTGACGAGGCGATAAATTTTTTTCCTAAAGTTGAAAGTAAAATTGATCATGTTACACATCCTGAGATAATGATTACTTTTAATCTATATTTAGCAAAGTATTATATGGTAAAAGATTTACCCGAATTAGAAAAAGCAAATTTAGCTTTAGAAAAAGTGAAAAAGGTTTTTGACCAACTGACTCAAGATCAAAAATTTAATTATTTCTTACTACAAGGTATGCACTATAATTATAGCGAGAAATATAATGACGCACTTCAATTTCTAAAATTAGCTGAAGGAGAGTTGGGTAAAAGTTTAAATATTATAGAAACCGAGATAGCAATTTTATATTACTTATTAGCACTTACTTATAATTTTTTAATGAGAATAAATTCGGTTACTACTTATGCTTTTAAAGCTATTTCAATATTTGACAAGGAATATAATTACAGCAGAAGTGCCGACTGCCAGGTACTATTAGCTATTAGTTATAGACGAGCTAAAAATTACGATTTAGCAGAATACCATTTAAACAATGCTCTTAAGTACTCCAAGTCATTTAAAGATGAATTTATGAGTGGTGTTATCTACCATAATTTAGGTTATGTAACATCGTGCAAAAATGAACACCTTAAGGCGATAGATTACTTTAAAAAAAGTCTTGAATATCGAAACAGTCAAACCAAGAAAAGAAAAGCATTAACATTATTTTTGCTTGCTACTGAATACTTAAAACTTAAAGATTATAAACGAGCTGAAGAATATGTAGAAGAAGGATATAAATATTCTAATAACGATTTAGAAGTATATTATCATCTAAAGGTTCTTCAATACCAAATAAATGAAAACTACGATGCGAAGTTCGAATCTTTAATTAGTAAAGACGTTATTAGTTTTTTTGAAAACAGAAGTAACTGGGAATATGTAGCGAAGTATTCAGAATTGCTAGCTGATGTTTATTTTGACCAAGCACTCTATAAAAAAGCTAGCACATATTATCGAATTGCAAATAACGCAAGGAAAAATATAGTATAA
- a CDS encoding S-adenosylmethionine:tRNA ribosyltransferase-isomerase → MQSAMKFELPDELNAKQPPERRGLRRDYVKMMVLNKTTGQTNHTQFYQLDRFLKKGDLLVLNASRTVPAVLKSKKELDGTEVEIRLAHRKNESIWEALPVSGNVKKDDVIRFSPTLTATIIEQSDDTPFVSLAFNLCCSSLFDQIYDLGEPVRYEYIQEPWNLDYYQTVFATIPGSVEMPSAGRAFSWELLFRLQKKGVKIAYITLHTGLSYLLDDKWHKGPDKNFENYEVPKETAELILETKNAGGRIIAVGTTVVRTLETVAIEKGMLQAASGWTNLYITENTKLQVCDGLITGMHEPEASHLQLLSAFVDREKLYSAYTDAIHQRYLWHEFGDMNLIL, encoded by the coding sequence ATGCAATCTGCCATGAAGTTTGAACTTCCTGATGAACTAAATGCAAAGCAGCCGCCAGAAAGACGTGGGTTACGCAGAGATTATGTGAAAATGATGGTGCTCAACAAAACAACAGGCCAAACCAATCACACGCAGTTTTATCAGTTGGATCGTTTTTTGAAGAAAGGGGACCTGCTTGTCCTTAATGCAAGCCGCACCGTTCCAGCGGTTTTAAAAAGTAAGAAAGAACTGGACGGAACAGAGGTCGAGATTAGACTTGCTCACAGGAAAAATGAATCCATATGGGAAGCGCTCCCGGTAAGCGGAAACGTAAAGAAGGATGACGTGATTCGCTTTTCGCCGACTCTAACAGCGACTATTATTGAGCAGTCCGATGATACACCTTTTGTTTCACTAGCCTTTAATCTATGCTGCTCCTCACTTTTTGACCAGATATATGATTTAGGAGAGCCGGTAAGATACGAGTACATTCAGGAACCTTGGAATCTAGATTACTATCAAACGGTTTTTGCCACAATACCAGGTTCAGTGGAGATGCCTTCTGCTGGTCGCGCATTTAGCTGGGAGCTTCTGTTCCGTCTGCAGAAAAAGGGAGTGAAGATTGCATACATTACGCTTCACACGGGACTTAGTTACCTGCTAGATGACAAGTGGCATAAAGGACCTGATAAGAACTTTGAAAACTATGAAGTGCCAAAAGAAACAGCTGAGCTTATTCTAGAAACGAAGAATGCAGGTGGCAGGATCATCGCAGTAGGCACAACGGTCGTAAGGACTTTAGAAACCGTCGCTATTGAAAAAGGAATGCTGCAGGCAGCAAGTGGTTGGACCAACCTATATATTACTGAAAACACGAAACTACAAGTGTGTGATGGCTTGATTACTGGCATGCATGAACCAGAAGCGAGTCATCTTCAGCTGCTGTCGGCATTTGTGGATCGTGAAAAACTGTATAGCGCTTATACCGATGCCATTCATCAACGCTATCTCTGGCACGAGTTTGGCGATATGAATCTCATTTTGTAG
- the lepB gene encoding signal peptidase I, with translation MIEQEKETKQKSEWISWFKAIGFALVFVFVTKAYFFAPYMVEGASMSPTLHDQEKLYVNKIVYAFSEPKKGEIVIIKGDDKRYVKRIIGVEGDIIQMKSDDLYVNDKKVQESYLQENKSEAKNLGVYLTEDFGPIKVPKGKAFVMGDNRLNSMDSRNGLGLIELNSIEGRSEVVIYPFSEMRATQ, from the coding sequence ATGATTGAACAGGAAAAAGAAACAAAGCAGAAAAGTGAATGGATTAGTTGGTTCAAAGCCATCGGGTTTGCATTAGTCTTTGTTTTTGTTACAAAAGCCTATTTCTTTGCCCCGTACATGGTAGAAGGAGCTTCCATGTCACCTACATTGCACGATCAGGAAAAGTTATACGTTAATAAAATCGTTTACGCCTTCTCTGAACCGAAAAAGGGTGAGATCGTCATAATAAAAGGTGACGATAAACGTTATGTGAAACGGATAATCGGAGTTGAAGGAGATATTATTCAAATGAAGAGTGACGATCTCTACGTAAACGATAAAAAAGTACAAGAATCGTACCTGCAGGAAAATAAGTCGGAAGCGAAAAACCTGGGAGTGTACTTAACGGAAGATTTTGGTCCGATAAAAGTGCCAAAAGGCAAAGCGTTCGTAATGGGTGATAATCGCCTAAACAGTATGGATTCGCGAAACGGTCTAGGTTTGATTGAATTAAATTCAATTGAAGGACGTTCAGAAGTAGTCATTTACCCGTTTTCTGAAATGCGGGCTACTCAATAA
- a CDS encoding SDR family NAD(P)-dependent oxidoreductase: MKKVAMITGASKGLGKALTHYFAREGYNLAICSRNEEAIGKIKKEAEKLGADVLAIRADMSKAKDVERFVALTEEYFGKIDVLINNASILGPSPMPYLLDYPEQDFEEVLRVNTIGPFLVTRRVLPIMLQKQKGSIINITSEAGATGYAGWGAYGISKFALEGLTETWADEVGESGVRVNMVDPGEMDTDMHRLAVPDCDYELAKPEEITAVFGYLASDASSHITGKRFEAQSFQLEGSEF; the protein is encoded by the coding sequence ATGAAAAAAGTAGCAATGATTACAGGAGCATCAAAAGGTTTAGGGAAAGCCCTTACACACTATTTTGCACGTGAAGGATATAACTTAGCGATTTGTTCAAGAAATGAAGAGGCCATCGGTAAAATAAAAAAAGAAGCGGAGAAGCTGGGGGCGGATGTATTAGCAATACGAGCAGATATGTCTAAAGCAAAAGATGTAGAGCGGTTTGTTGCACTGACAGAAGAGTATTTTGGCAAAATAGATGTTTTGATCAATAATGCTTCAATTCTAGGACCTAGCCCTATGCCTTACTTACTCGATTATCCAGAGCAGGACTTTGAAGAAGTTCTCCGCGTAAACACGATCGGGCCGTTTCTCGTGACAAGAAGAGTGCTTCCAATCATGCTTCAAAAACAGAAAGGCAGCATCATCAATATCACCTCAGAAGCTGGGGCTACAGGATATGCGGGGTGGGGTGCTTACGGCATCTCAAAATTTGCACTTGAAGGACTAACAGAAACGTGGGCAGACGAAGTGGGTGAGTCAGGCGTTCGTGTCAATATGGTCGATCCTGGAGAAATGGATACTGATATGCATAGGCTTGCTGTACCAGACTGCGATTACGAGCTTGCAAAGCCAGAAGAGATTACAGCAGTATTTGGCTACTTAGCATCAGACGCATCATCTCATATTACAGGGAAGCGTTTTGAGGCACAGTCCTTTCAATTAGAGGGGAGTGAATTCTAA
- a CDS encoding L,D-transpeptidase, with the protein MPYEIYISTARKRLALVKDGKVIKRYPIGVGKLLTPTPTGTYTIINKAPNPGGPFGVMWMGLSRPHYGIHGTDNPSSIGKNVSKGCVRMHNNHVLELSKIVPIGTKVVIRA; encoded by the coding sequence ATGCCTTATGAAATCTATATTTCAACAGCAAGAAAAAGACTCGCCCTCGTAAAAGATGGGAAAGTCATTAAACGCTATCCCATTGGAGTGGGGAAATTGCTGACACCTACACCGACTGGAACATATACCATTATCAATAAAGCGCCTAATCCAGGTGGCCCATTTGGAGTGATGTGGATGGGGCTCTCACGGCCGCACTATGGCATACATGGCACAGACAACCCATCGTCCATAGGCAAAAACGTATCCAAAGGTTGTGTGCGCATGCATAACAACCACGTATTGGAACTATCTAAAATTGTGCCGATTGGAACGAAGGTAGTGATAAGGGCATAG
- a CDS encoding DUF899 family protein, translating to MIVYETEKEIELLEKEIFEKKAKLIELKKTVPQQQVENYHFLNSNNSTVTLLDLFGESDELMIIHNMGQSCSYCTMWADGFSGVYHHIKRKAPFYLSSPDVPEVQTRVAMERGWTFPMISTKENTFKKDLGFEKDGVKYPGVSTFRKDSQNNIYHVAKSIFGPGDDFCSVWPLIELLPSGSEGYKPVKDL from the coding sequence ATGATTGTTTACGAAACGGAAAAAGAGATTGAGTTACTAGAAAAAGAAATTTTTGAGAAAAAGGCTAAACTGATAGAGCTAAAGAAAACCGTACCTCAACAGCAGGTGGAAAATTATCATTTCTTGAATTCAAACAACTCAACCGTAACGCTGCTGGACTTGTTTGGGGAAAGTGACGAATTAATGATTATTCATAACATGGGACAGAGCTGTTCTTATTGTACGATGTGGGCAGATGGTTTTAGCGGTGTATACCATCACATTAAGCGAAAAGCCCCATTCTATCTCTCTTCTCCAGACGTTCCGGAAGTGCAAACTCGTGTTGCTATGGAGCGAGGATGGACATTCCCTATGATTTCAACAAAAGAGAATACGTTCAAAAAAGATTTAGGATTTGAGAAAGATGGAGTAAAGTACCCTGGCGTTTCAACATTTAGAAAAGATAGTCAGAATAACATCTATCATGTGGCAAAAAGTATTTTTGGTCCAGGAGACGATTTTTGTTCAGTGTGGCCGCTAATCGAACTTCTTCCTTCGGGTTCAGAAGGATATAAGCCGGTAAAAGATCTCTAA